The Metamycoplasma gateae genome window below encodes:
- the pyrH gene encoding UMP kinase, translating to MAYKYKRVLIKLSGEGLANKEKHLAIDYELVDKFAKQLQIIIENNVEVAIVVGGGNFWRGTSAAKNGIQRVRADYIGMLATTMNALALQSGFEHNGLHSRVLSSLTMDPKVCEVYINEKAKKYLKDGEVVIFAGGTGRPFFTTDTASTLYASEIEADAILMGKNNIDGVYDSDPKFNKNAIKFDKLTYDELLEKDLKVIDQTAASMAKDNNIDIIIFDINETNALLRAIENKIPNTVISKVK from the coding sequence ATGGCTTATAAATATAAGAGAGTTTTAATCAAATTATCTGGAGAAGGACTGGCTAATAAGGAAAAGCATCTAGCTATTGATTATGAACTTGTAGATAAATTTGCAAAGCAATTACAAATTATTATTGAAAACAATGTTGAGGTAGCGATTGTTGTCGGTGGCGGAAACTTCTGAAGAGGAACAAGTGCTGCGAAAAACGGTATTCAAAGGGTAAGGGCAGATTACATCGGTATGCTTGCAACAACAATGAATGCCTTGGCTCTACAATCGGGGTTCGAACACAACGGACTACACTCAAGAGTCCTTTCTTCACTAACAATGGATCCAAAAGTTTGTGAAGTGTATATAAATGAAAAAGCAAAGAAATATTTAAAAGATGGTGAAGTTGTTATTTTTGCTGGAGGAACTGGAAGACCGTTCTTTACAACAGATACAGCCTCAACATTATATGCTTCTGAAATTGAGGCTGATGCAATATTGATGGGTAAAAATAATATTGATGGCGTATATGATTCTGATCCTAAATTCAATAAAAATGCAATTAAATTTGACAAATTAACATACGATGAATTACTTGAAAAAGATTTAAAAGTTATTGACCAAACAGCGGCATCGATGGCTAAAGATAATAATATTGATATTATCATTTTTGATATAAATGAAACAAACGCACTTCTAAGAGCGATTGAAAATAAAATACCAAATACAGTTATATCTAAAGTTAAATAG
- the ftsY gene encoding signal recognition particle-docking protein FtsY — translation MGFWSKLKEKLFGTEEERIAKKQSKIEAKEKKLLEKELRKNKKIDNYIAGLSKSNSSFVESIKQLQNKHNRIDEEFFEELEEILIMSDISIKLVQIIIEECKKEVKNENINDPKLINEIIADKLFTIYASNSIIDTTLNIKKDRTNVILVVGVNGSGKTTSISKIAYKLIQEGNKVLIAAADTFRAAAVEQLEIWAKKVGADIIKPLTNETDPAAVVYRAIDKVKAENYNVLIIDTAGRLQNKVNLMNELSKINKVLESKIEGAPHESLLVLDATTGQNGVSQAKAFGEATSLTGIVLTKMDGTSKGGIVLTIKDEINLAVKFIGLGEKVDDLAEFDLDSYIYGLMKGINE, via the coding sequence ATGGGTTTTTGATCAAAATTAAAAGAAAAATTATTCGGAACCGAAGAAGAAAGAATTGCTAAAAAACAAAGTAAAATTGAAGCCAAAGAAAAGAAACTGCTTGAAAAAGAATTAAGAAAAAATAAAAAAATTGACAATTATATTGCAGGTCTTTCAAAGTCAAATTCTTCTTTTGTTGAAAGTATTAAACAACTACAAAACAAACACAATAGAATTGATGAGGAATTTTTTGAAGAGTTAGAAGAAATTCTAATAATGTCTGATATTTCAATAAAACTTGTTCAAATCATCATAGAAGAATGTAAAAAAGAAGTTAAAAATGAAAATATTAATGATCCAAAATTAATAAATGAAATTATTGCGGATAAACTATTTACAATATATGCTTCAAATTCAATTATTGATACAACTCTAAACATTAAAAAAGATAGAACAAACGTTATATTGGTTGTTGGTGTTAATGGGTCTGGTAAAACTACTTCAATTTCAAAGATAGCTTATAAATTAATTCAAGAAGGAAATAAAGTGCTGATTGCGGCCGCCGATACTTTTAGAGCAGCCGCCGTTGAACAATTGGAAATCTGAGCAAAAAAAGTAGGTGCTGACATTATAAAACCGCTTACAAATGAAACAGATCCTGCAGCTGTTGTTTATAGAGCTATTGATAAGGTTAAGGCTGAAAATTATAATGTTTTAATTATTGATACTGCTGGAAGATTACAAAATAAAGTTAACTTGATGAATGAACTTTCTAAAATAAATAAGGTTTTAGAATCAAAAATAGAAGGAGCTCCGCACGAAAGCTTGTTGGTGTTAGATGCTACAACAGGGCAAAACGGGGTTTCACAAGCGAAAGCCTTTGGTGAAGCAACTTCATTAACCGGAATAGTTTTAACAAAAATGGACGGAACTTCAAAAGGTGGGATAGTTCTTACGATTAAAGACGAAATAAATTTGGCTGTTAAATTTATTGGGCTTGGAGAAAAAGTGGACGACCTAGCAGAATTTGATTTAGATTCTTATATTTATGGATTGATGAAAGGCATAAACGAATAA
- a CDS encoding MATE family efflux transporter: MDLAKEIKHINFNWKLESKYMLRLCFPIFIQTLFFAVVTIVGSLATSFYNRAFHIDGSYAGYYFYTFAKVFVVYKIITFLPLMYQLGVLVVASNLYGQEKEKEIIKLLWSAFYVSLIINAGAYLIIFFSAPKLLELSGAKNNFVLAWKNRSEFDLFKTNLEKANLTINDVYKLDLSHHVFQGGFYEGKMYGNTNVFVEITNENKFATTFLRIGSLDIFITSIAFILNSSLQAIKKNKQAIIGVIVGTIIRTIWIFLILYVAKRPFIASLEIGLGALINIIIAFIFVKKYIIKHNHIKFKETWNNKYVKEMLKIGFPIALETGIWFVAQYLLSKAIPDGKLNDRFIGLWRAVNNVYDLFAAFLFALSYVTSSIIATEIGKNQFERAKKLGNLSFKLGISIQLIFGFLGIIFTYPMFKIYSIETELINKYCYYLMTIFMIKTLADVGPLTSLRALWGSNDVWMPNLISLITMIGLQTSLVYILILFRSDSLTQEMFLISLSAIAIIDPLLRSILYGLRWNSGVWTKFAKKL; the protein is encoded by the coding sequence ATGGATTTAGCAAAAGAAATAAAACACATTAACTTCAACTGAAAATTAGAATCTAAGTATATGCTTAGATTGTGTTTTCCTATTTTTATTCAAACTTTATTCTTTGCAGTAGTCACAATAGTAGGCTCATTAGCAACGAGTTTTTATAATCGAGCTTTTCATATTGATGGTTCGTACGCAGGTTATTATTTCTATACATTTGCTAAGGTTTTTGTTGTTTACAAAATAATAACATTCCTTCCTTTGATGTATCAACTAGGTGTATTAGTTGTGGCTTCGAATTTATATGGTCAAGAAAAAGAAAAAGAAATAATAAAACTTCTTTGATCTGCATTTTATGTTTCATTAATCATCAATGCTGGTGCATATTTAATAATTTTCTTTAGCGCTCCTAAGTTGCTTGAATTATCCGGTGCTAAAAATAATTTTGTTCTAGCTTGAAAAAATAGAAGTGAATTTGACTTATTTAAAACAAATTTAGAAAAAGCTAATTTAACAATTAATGATGTTTATAAATTAGATTTATCCCACCACGTTTTTCAAGGTGGTTTTTATGAAGGTAAAATGTACGGCAACACAAATGTGTTTGTCGAAATAACAAATGAGAACAAATTTGCTACCACTTTCTTAAGAATTGGATCTTTAGACATTTTCATAACTTCTATTGCTTTTATTTTAAACTCATCACTACAAGCTATTAAGAAAAACAAACAAGCTATTATTGGTGTTATTGTTGGTACAATAATAAGAACAATCTGGATATTTTTAATTTTATATGTTGCAAAAAGACCATTTATTGCTTCTTTAGAAATAGGCTTAGGGGCTTTAATAAATATTATAATTGCCTTTATTTTTGTTAAAAAATACATCATTAAACACAACCATATTAAATTTAAAGAAACTTGAAATAATAAATATGTAAAAGAGATGTTAAAAATTGGTTTCCCAATAGCTTTAGAAACTGGTATTTGATTTGTGGCACAATATTTATTATCTAAAGCTATTCCTGATGGTAAATTAAATGATAGATTTATAGGGCTTTGAAGGGCTGTAAATAATGTATATGATTTATTTGCGGCGTTCTTATTTGCATTAAGTTATGTTACATCTTCAATAATCGCAACCGAAATAGGTAAAAATCAATTTGAAAGAGCTAAAAAACTAGGTAATCTTTCATTTAAATTAGGTATTTCTATTCAATTGATTTTTGGATTTTTAGGTATTATTTTTACATATCCAATGTTTAAAATTTATTCAATAGAAACTGAATTAATTAATAAATATTGTTATTATTTGATGACTATTTTTATGATAAAAACACTTGCTGATGTAGGTCCATTAACATCCTTAAGAGCTTTATGGGGTTCGAATGATGTTTGAATGCCTAATTTAATTTCATTAATAACAATGATTGGGTTGCAAACAAGCTTAGTTTATATATTAATTTTATTTAGAAGTGATTCACTTACTCAAGAAATGTTTTTAATTAGTCTAAGCGCCATTGCAATAATAGACCCGCTACTCAGATCAATATTGTATGGCTTAAGATGAAATTCTGGTGTATGAACAAAATTTGCAAAAAAACTTTAA
- a CDS encoding plasmid mobilization protein: protein MKKNLYRNKQKNIGLTEEELKIIEDKFKLSKCRNMQHFIRKCLLEKEILALDLIPFLQDSAPTF from the coding sequence ATAAAGAAAAACTTATATAGAAATAAACAAAAAAATATTGGTTTAACCGAAGAAGAATTAAAGATTATTGAAGATAAATTTAAGTTAAGTAAATGTAGAAATATGCAACACTTTATTCGTAAATGTCTACTGGAAAAAGAAATACTTGCTTTAGACCTAATCCCTTTTTTACAAGATTCAGCACCTACTTTCTAA
- the dcm gene encoding DNA (cytosine-5-)-methyltransferase: MLKFFDFCSGIGGGRIGLENNGLECVGHCEIDEKTAETYKLFFDDSRNFGDLTKVDIDKLPDFDFMIAGFPCQTFSIVGKRAGFEDERGKIIYSLIEIMKQKNVKYFILENVKGLINHDRGKTFKIIKEELENIGYNIYYKVLNSLDFGVPQTRERIYIVGFKKEYDNGMFEFPINNLSNKDFSCFLDEDNNLELDILDNTFQKYLSNKYNRNKFTNEEVLSLENYVIDWRQSDLRKYDKIFPTLRTGRHGLLYIRNGKIKKLSGYEALLLQGFPSGIAEKVKQNKLNNNKVLSLAGNAMTVNVIDAISKVMIENIRGEVKNAREIDKVKLGSKIAKDGFRNEQHIVDKFNDWKSDDEAKEWLTIMGYSLEKIEYVKAIVISGYKADLNVKVQVKLKDALDIENIQVKLVSNKKGFNQIDKRWLKSYNELWNIPLNVYTILEYFTGELKPYKDDVRDNRRMFMNELADEERNLVLDWLNNNKLLIISDILKGRGEFSAEWVLVAQKSQENARWVLKNINEVINHYFANGKVEVSPRGSIKLGRVTLQRKGGDNGRPTANMLQFKIDPTELFDV; the protein is encoded by the coding sequence GTGTTAAAATTTTTTGATTTTTGTTCTGGAATTGGCGGGGGAAGAATTGGACTAGAAAATAATGGACTAGAATGTGTTGGTCATTGCGAAATAGATGAAAAAACTGCAGAAACTTATAAATTATTTTTTGATGATAGTAGAAACTTTGGAGATTTAACTAAAGTTGATATAGATAAATTACCTGATTTTGATTTTATGATTGCGGGATTTCCTTGCCAAACATTTTCGATTGTAGGTAAAAGGGCAGGCTTTGAAGATGAAAGAGGAAAAATAATATACTCACTAATAGAAATTATGAAACAAAAAAATGTGAAGTATTTTATTTTAGAGAATGTTAAAGGACTGATAAATCACGATAGAGGAAAAACGTTTAAAATAATAAAAGAAGAACTTGAAAATATAGGATATAATATCTACTATAAAGTCTTAAATAGTCTTGATTTTGGCGTTCCTCAAACGAGAGAGAGAATATATATTGTGGGATTTAAAAAAGAATATGATAATGGTATGTTTGAATTTCCTATAAATAATTTATCGAATAAAGATTTCTCTTGTTTTTTAGATGAAGATAACAACTTAGAGTTAGATATTTTAGATAATACATTTCAAAAATATTTATCAAATAAATATAATCGTAATAAGTTTACTAATGAAGAGGTGTTAAGTCTAGAAAATTATGTCATTGATTGGCGGCAATCAGATTTGCGTAAATATGATAAAATTTTTCCAACATTAAGAACAGGCAGACACGGATTACTTTATATAAGAAATGGAAAAATAAAAAAACTTAGTGGATATGAAGCGTTATTATTACAAGGGTTTCCTAGTGGGATTGCAGAAAAAGTAAAACAAAATAAATTAAATAATAATAAAGTATTATCTCTAGCAGGAAATGCAATGACAGTAAATGTTATAGATGCAATTTCTAAAGTAATGATTGAGAATATTAGAGGTGAGGTTAAAAACGCGAGAGAAATTGATAAAGTTAAATTAGGTTCAAAAATTGCGAAAGATGGATTTAGAAACGAACAACATATAGTAGATAAATTTAATGATTGGAAAAGTGATGATGAAGCTAAAGAATGGCTAACAATTATGGGTTATTCTTTGGAAAAAATCGAATATGTAAAAGCAATTGTTATTAGTGGATATAAAGCTGATTTGAATGTAAAAGTACAAGTTAAATTAAAAGATGCACTTGATATTGAAAATATACAAGTAAAACTTGTAAGTAATAAGAAAGGATTTAATCAAATCGATAAAAGATGGTTAAAAAGTTATAACGAATTATGGAATATTCCATTGAATGTATATACAATCTTGGAATATTTTACAGGAGAACTAAAACCTTATAAGGATGATGTCAGAGATAACAGAAGAATGTTTATGAATGAATTAGCTGATGAAGAAAGAAACTTAGTCTTAGATTGGTTAAATAATAATAAGTTGTTAATAATATCTGATATATTAAAAGGGCGAGGAGAATTTTCAGCAGAATGGGTTTTAGTTGCACAAAAATCACAAGAAAATGCTAGGTGGGTTTTGAAAAATATAAATGAAGTAATAAATCATTATTTTGCAAATGGTAAAGTTGAAGTTAGTCCTAGGGGTTCGATAAAACTTGGTAGAGTTACTCTTCAGAGAAAAGGTGGAGATAATGGTAGACCAACTGCAAATATGTTACAATTCAAAATAGACCCTACAGAACTTTTTGATGTATAA
- a CDS encoding helix-turn-helix domain-containing protein, which produces MNISYEPLWNFLKSRNMKKKDLLEKANLTTNCIANMGKNEYISLKNIGKICDALECNVEHVISFRK; this is translated from the coding sequence GTGAATATATCATATGAACCATTATGGAATTTTTTGAAATCAAGAAATATGAAGAAAAAAGATTTATTAGAAAAGGCAAATTTAACAACAAATTGCATAGCAAATATGGGCAAGAATGAATATATATCTTTAAAAAATATTGGAAAAATATGTGATGCACTTGAATGCAATGTAGAACACGTTATTAGTTTTAGAAAATAG
- the rlmD gene encoding 23S rRNA (uracil(1939)-C(5))-methyltransferase RlmD: MDFKKIKLKKDLVIKNIRTQTDDLSLNLSYEGFCVFRECGIPIFVYNLLPGEEADIEITYYSKKCCFAKVIKYHSYSFLRKKLDYYEEQLYKSGSSPLMALEYNNQLKFKQNLVKYLFERNLNYSNISNIVKSPDEFNYRNKITLHVEYSSNKAIFGFYKQHSHKLIQQEKLLLANSKINEFYEEFLFNSSNNKNNELNNFLFDLKPNKITLRSPNLNSNEIELILGTSRNINQQAIEKLEIWNSKFLDLKITIFDKKNCKWINLLNHNGIEFKIDDNKFLVKNNTFYQVNESVMYLIYNKIKEWINTDNLNILDAFGGVGTIGIFVSSKSKNVYTVEVNKTSTQNAIKNIQINNTSNVVAINADANKWILENYKKIDLAIFDPSREGLGKETIQAIIQSNINQIIYLSCDPKTLIRDLKELTRNDYTIKEVKLYDMFPQTPHVETLCLLSKLNTQKHIDLELTTDEQK; encoded by the coding sequence ATGGATTTTAAAAAAATAAAATTAAAAAAAGATTTAGTTATAAAAAACATAAGAACACAAACAGATGACTTAAGTTTAAACTTATCTTATGAAGGTTTTTGCGTGTTTAGAGAATGTGGGATTCCAATATTTGTTTATAACTTATTACCAGGAGAAGAAGCTGATATAGAAATAACTTATTATTCTAAAAAATGTTGTTTTGCAAAAGTTATAAAATATCATTCATATTCTTTTTTAAGAAAAAAACTAGATTATTATGAAGAACAATTATATAAAAGTGGATCATCACCTTTAATGGCGTTAGAATACAATAACCAATTAAAATTCAAACAAAACTTAGTTAAATATTTATTTGAAAGAAATTTAAATTATTCAAATATTTCAAATATAGTCAAATCACCTGATGAATTTAATTATAGAAATAAAATAACATTACATGTTGAATATAGCTCAAATAAAGCTATATTTGGTTTTTATAAACAACATTCTCACAAACTTATACAACAAGAAAAATTATTGCTTGCAAACTCAAAAATAAATGAATTTTATGAAGAATTTTTATTCAATTCATCAAATAACAAAAATAATGAACTAAATAATTTTTTATTTGATTTAAAACCAAACAAAATAACATTAAGATCCCCAAATTTAAACAGCAATGAAATTGAACTAATATTAGGAACGTCCAGAAATATAAATCAACAAGCTATAGAAAAATTAGAAATTTGAAATTCAAAATTTTTAGATTTAAAGATTACAATATTCGATAAAAAAAATTGTAAATGAATTAATTTGCTAAACCACAACGGTATTGAATTTAAAATAGATGATAATAAATTTTTAGTTAAAAACAATACTTTTTATCAAGTTAATGAAAGTGTGATGTATTTGATTTATAACAAAATAAAAGAATGGATAAATACTGATAATTTAAATATATTAGATGCCTTCGGAGGGGTTGGTACAATAGGTATTTTTGTTTCATCAAAATCGAAAAATGTTTACACTGTAGAAGTTAATAAAACATCAACGCAAAATGCTATAAAAAATATACAAATAAACAACACAAGCAACGTTGTTGCAATTAATGCTGATGCAAACAAATGAATTTTAGAAAACTATAAAAAAATAGACTTAGCAATATTTGATCCATCGCGAGAAGGTTTGGGAAAAGAAACAATACAAGCGATCATACAGTCAAATATTAACCAAATAATATATTTAAGTTGTGACCCAAAAACATTAATTAGAGATTTAAAAGAATTAACAAGAAATGACTACACAATCAAGGAAGTAAAACTTTATGATATGTTTCCGCAAACACCACATGTTGAAACGTTATGTTTGTTATCTAAACTTAACACACAAAAACATATTGATCTAGAATTAACGACGGATGAACAAAAATAA
- the mnmE gene encoding tRNA uridine-5-carboxymethylaminomethyl(34) synthesis GTPase MnmE — MKNIYNDTITAISSGNINQAISIIRISGPEAIEIIKKIYTGKIGKDKEITYGYIFDPLNNKKIDEVLVNFFIGNKNYIGEDTIEINAHGGIIVTNKILNLIIANGARLATRGEFSKRAFLNGKISLEKAEAINSLIHAKTNIQAEIAIKQFDDKDNEIIEKLEEELLRIISIIEINIDYSDYNDIEQMNTTKLITLINNLKNDINLIVKKSENASDVYNGIKVAIVGQPNAGKSSILNILLGKEKAIVTDVAGTTRDIVEGDYELNGILFKIIDTAGIRKTTDKVESIGIERSIKAIEEAKIVIHLITPTQKESNEDNLIKDLSKNKIYIPVLNKSDQLSEENKEKYKNFVWTSAKNNNTWELKNALIKNYLDLDYEDPELIYNTRRLGLLKQSVNELNVALESLMNGFGPEVVILDINKAWTILREILNKEHDNETLLDNMFSKFCLGK; from the coding sequence ATGAAAAATATTTATAACGATACAATTACAGCTATTTCATCAGGAAATATTAATCAAGCAATATCTATAATAAGAATTTCTGGCCCAGAAGCTATAGAAATAATTAAAAAAATATATACAGGTAAAATAGGAAAAGATAAGGAAATTACATATGGTTATATTTTTGATCCTTTAAACAATAAAAAAATTGATGAAGTTTTAGTTAATTTTTTTATAGGAAATAAAAATTATATAGGTGAAGATACAATAGAAATAAATGCTCATGGTGGAATTATAGTTACAAATAAAATACTAAATTTAATAATAGCAAATGGTGCTAGATTAGCAACTAGAGGAGAATTTTCTAAAAGAGCATTTTTAAATGGAAAAATTTCTTTAGAAAAAGCGGAAGCTATAAATTCTTTGATACACGCAAAAACAAACATACAAGCCGAAATTGCTATCAAACAATTTGATGATAAAGATAATGAAATAATAGAAAAATTAGAAGAAGAATTATTAAGGATTATTTCTATAATCGAAATTAATATTGACTATTCAGATTATAACGATATAGAACAAATGAACACAACCAAACTAATTACATTAATAAATAATTTAAAAAACGATATTAATCTTATTGTTAAAAAATCTGAAAATGCCAGCGATGTATATAACGGTATAAAAGTAGCTATTGTTGGACAACCAAACGCTGGAAAATCATCTATTTTAAATATTCTTTTAGGCAAAGAAAAAGCTATAGTCACAGACGTCGCAGGAACAACAAGAGATATAGTTGAAGGAGATTATGAATTAAATGGTATTTTGTTTAAAATAATTGATACTGCAGGAATTAGAAAAACAACAGATAAAGTTGAGAGCATTGGTATAGAAAGATCGATCAAAGCAATAGAAGAAGCTAAAATAGTTATTCACTTAATAACCCCAACACAAAAAGAAAGTAATGAAGATAATTTAATAAAAGATTTATCAAAAAATAAAATATATATTCCTGTTTTAAACAAAAGTGATCAATTATCGGAAGAAAATAAAGAAAAATATAAAAATTTTGTTTGAACTTCTGCAAAAAACAATAACACTTGGGAATTGAAAAACGCGTTGATAAAAAATTACTTAGATTTGGATTACGAAGATCCTGAGTTGATTTATAACACAAGAAGACTGGGGTTACTAAAACAAAGTGTTAATGAACTAAATGTTGCTTTAGAAAGTTTGATGAATGGTTTCGGTCCTGAGGTTGTAATTTTGGATATAAATAAAGCTTGAACTATATTAAGAGAAATTTTAAACAAGGAACATGATAACGAAACTTTGTTGGATAATATGTTTAGTAAATTTTGTTTAGGTAAATAA
- a CDS encoding M13 family metallopeptidase, with the protein MNKKLIHEDFFEAVNGEWISKHKIPDNKAAIGSFERLDEGLTRLKTSLLTKWSTDTREIENNSQLIEMVKFYKLASNWQDRKNNGIKPVLPILKQIENLSSWKDLEKNYSNFLFIGSEVPFPIQVQTDFKNYEKQTLYVSCPSVVLPEKNYYSNEEQKNSLYKLWTSMAKKLLLKVNNNPEWAENLINKALIWDTEAAKYILSAEEWAIITNIYNPKKVSEFDNKIKTIKLSKILASLFDEKITEVIAVADDLVDNLSLLLTEDNFENYKAFLYVTTLISLAKHLDYDSLVISGEFVRTLRGQKKPLDKKKTAVKYVADGVYKMPFGKYYGEEYFGRINKQNVEKMISKMINIYEQRLKNNNWLSEKTKEKAILKLSKIGVYVGYPEVIESYYNDFIVKEYDGYNDLLMNVLEFEKIEQKASLAEYGKKKNKDLWSMTPAMVNAYYNPTNNKIVFPAGILQAPFYSSKQSSSSNYGGIGAVIAHEISHAFDNNGANFDEVGNMVNWWTEEDKIEFDKRAQEMIKLFDGRKTQAGKCNGKLTVSENIADAGGVSCALEAAKGEKDFNAKHFYINYAINWRTKYRKELQTLLLNTDVHAPAKLRANVQVQNSDDFYKAFNIKKGDKMYLSPKKRVKIW; encoded by the coding sequence ATGAATAAAAAATTAATACACGAAGATTTTTTTGAAGCCGTTAATGGAGAATGAATATCAAAACACAAAATCCCAGATAACAAGGCCGCTATTGGTTCATTCGAAAGATTAGATGAAGGTTTAACTAGATTAAAAACGTCTCTACTTACAAAGTGATCGACAGATACTAGAGAAATTGAAAATAATAGCCAATTAATTGAAATGGTTAAATTTTACAAATTAGCAAGCAACTGACAAGATAGAAAAAATAATGGAATTAAACCTGTTTTACCAATTTTAAAACAAATAGAAAATCTTTCTTCTTGAAAAGATCTAGAAAAGAATTATTCAAACTTTTTATTTATCGGTTCAGAAGTTCCGTTTCCAATTCAAGTTCAAACAGATTTTAAAAATTACGAAAAACAAACTTTATATGTTTCTTGCCCTTCTGTTGTTCTACCTGAAAAAAATTACTACTCAAATGAGGAACAAAAAAATTCACTTTACAAATTATGAACATCAATGGCTAAGAAATTATTATTGAAAGTAAATAACAACCCAGAATGAGCGGAAAATTTAATAAACAAAGCTTTAATTTGGGATACAGAAGCCGCAAAATATATTCTATCTGCAGAAGAATGAGCAATAATAACAAATATTTATAATCCAAAAAAAGTTTCTGAGTTTGATAACAAAATTAAGACTATTAAACTTTCAAAAATATTAGCGAGTTTATTTGATGAAAAAATCACAGAAGTTATTGCTGTAGCTGATGACTTGGTTGATAACTTATCACTATTATTAACCGAAGATAATTTTGAAAATTACAAAGCTTTTCTTTATGTAACAACTTTAATATCATTAGCTAAACATTTAGATTATGATAGTTTGGTTATTTCTGGTGAATTTGTTAGAACATTAAGAGGACAAAAAAAACCACTTGATAAGAAAAAAACTGCTGTTAAATATGTTGCTGATGGTGTTTATAAAATGCCTTTTGGAAAATATTATGGTGAAGAATATTTTGGAAGAATTAATAAACAAAATGTTGAAAAAATGATTTCAAAAATGATTAACATTTATGAACAAAGATTAAAAAATAATAATTGATTGTCTGAAAAAACAAAAGAAAAAGCTATATTAAAACTTTCAAAAATTGGTGTTTATGTTGGTTATCCAGAAGTAATTGAAAGTTACTACAATGATTTTATAGTCAAAGAATATGACGGATATAATGATCTATTAATGAATGTTTTAGAATTTGAAAAAATCGAACAAAAAGCCTCACTTGCAGAATATGGTAAAAAGAAAAACAAAGATTTATGATCAATGACCCCTGCTATGGTAAACGCTTATTATAACCCAACAAATAATAAAATTGTTTTTCCTGCCGGAATCTTGCAAGCGCCTTTTTATAGTTCAAAACAATCATCTTCTTCAAATTACGGTGGTATTGGTGCTGTTATAGCTCATGAGATATCTCACGCATTTGATAATAATGGAGCTAACTTTGATGAAGTTGGAAACATGGTTAATTGATGAACAGAAGAAGATAAAATTGAATTTGATAAAAGAGCTCAAGAAATGATTAAATTATTTGATGGTAGAAAAACACAAGCTGGAAAATGTAATGGTAAATTAACAGTTTCTGAAAATATCGCTGATGCAGGTGGTGTTTCTTGTGCTTTAGAAGCTGCTAAGGGTGAAAAAGATTTTAATGCTAAACACTTTTATATAAACTACGCTATAAACTGAAGAACAAAATACAGAAAAGAATTACAAACCCTTCTTTTAAACACTGACGTTCATGCTCCTGCTAAATTAAGAGCTAATGTTCAAGTTCAAAACTCAGATGATTTTTACAAAGCTTTTAATATTAAAAAAGGCGATAAAATGTATTTAAGCCCTAAAAAACGTGTAAAAATTTGATAA